In the Castor canadensis chromosome 1, mCasCan1.hap1v2, whole genome shotgun sequence genome, ttctcagcaTCTGGGCGTGTACGGTTGAGCACCTTAAGGAAGTCCGATGTTTTTGCCCGcatacgtgtgtgaatataggcCTTAGAGCACTTGATGTGCAGGTAGTCCCGGAATGTGTGGATCAGGTTGATGGTGTTGTCTCGAGCACTGGCATTGGTGTGGCGAGGGaacagcacaaaggtgatgtagcCAATGTTGTCGCCCACAGCAGCATCCATGTCTTTTAGTTCCAGAGGAGATTCCCTGTGGCTAAAAAGGACCTGGGGGGCTGTGTGGCTGGCTCTGCGTCCTTCTTTGAATTCCTGCATGAACACCTTTCCAATGACCACATCGTCGTCATCTTTAAACACTGTGCTGAAGACTACCGTGACTCTGTCCTTTTTAGATTCAACATACATGGTCTCATCATCCCTATAATGGATAACTGCCCTGTTCTTGCCTTCCTTGCCCTCTTCTTGGAATTGGAAGTATTTCTCAAAGACAGAGACAAAACAATGTCGTTTCAACATGCCAGCCTGATGCACAATAGAATCCTTAGATACAGGCAGATTTTCAAGGTCATATAGCAAAGAAACATTGTATCCTGATTCTGGGTTTACCAAGAAATTTCCACATACCCTCTTTAATAACTCATCAGCAGCATGTGCCTGAAGTTCCTTGTagaatttcaaagaaatactgaCCATCACTTTTGTTTTGTCTCCATTAGGATTTGAAATATGATAGAGGACCCCATCAAAATCTGCAAATGTTACTTATACTGCTTCCGGTTTGTTTCTGGCGGCCGCGTTCTCGAACTTGAG is a window encoding:
- the LOC109699210 gene encoding actin-related protein 2/3 complex subunit 2 is translated as MVSISLKFYKELQAHAADELLKRVCGNFLVNPESGYNVSLLYDLENLPVSKDSIVHQAGMLKRHCFVSVFEKYFQFQEEGKEGKNRAVIHYRDDETMYVESKKDRVTVVFSTVFKDDDDVVIGKVFMQEFKEGRRASHTAPQVLFSHRESPLELKDMDAAVGDNIGYITFVLFPRHTNASARDNTINLIHTFRDYLHIKCSKAYIHTRMRAKTSDFLKVLNRTRPDAEKKEMKTITGKTFSSH